Genomic window (Asticcacaulis excentricus CB 48):
CAGGCATGTCTTCTGAAAGTCCATGTTACCGCCGGCGGACCCGCCGACAAACAGGCACGGGAAGCGCCCGCTCTTATAGACGGCTTCCATGAAATAGCTTTCGGACAGTGAGGCGCCGTCAACAAAGGTCAGGGCGAAGGTTTCCTGCGCACTGATCGGTGCGGCGGATGGCAAACGGTTCAGGGCCTCGGCAATCTTGTCCACCCGTTCGGTTCGCGACAGTGTGGCGTGCCCTTTGCGTATGTCGTCGCAGTATAACGGCACGCTGTGGAGGCTGACCCCGGCAATCAGGTCCGGTGAAAAGGCCTGAATCACCACATTGTCCCAGCCGTTGCCCGCCGGGCAGTAGGGGGCTTCTCCGTTCTGGGCGCACAGTTCACCGGCGGAGGTGGAAACGATCAGTGGGGCGTCACCGGCAAGGCTTTTGAGGCGCCGGCAGACCTCATCGAAGGCGATATGGGGCGATACAAAGGCCAGCACCAGTGCCGCTGGTCGTGCCCCGAAGCGCATCTGCTCGGGCGTGATCTGGCTAAGACGGCTGTCGCTGCGCAGGATGCGGAGGGCTTCGGAGGGCAGGTTGGGCAGGGGTGGCGGGGCCGTCTCAAGGATTGGCTCCGGCGCGCGCTGCGCCGCGGTGACATTTTTTTTGAAAAACATGAGGCACTTCCCCGGTTAGAACGCTTTTGGGCGTATCCTGTGCCTCAGATTATAAACAAAAGTTAACGGCGTTATGCGCAGCGGTACGCCCACACCTGTTTGCAGGGTTGGTGGACCGCCGTACATACAAATCATTGATTTTAAGAGACTATTTATCGTGTCGCATTTTGCGACAGAGCGTCGCAGAGGGTCTACTCCACGCCCTCGACCACAACCATATTGAATTCGGCCGCGTTCAGGCGGTGTTCGCGGGCGGCCTGATATTCCGGCGAGTTATAATAGCCGAGTGCCGCCTCATAGGAGGGAAATTCCAGCACCACGACGCGGGGAAAGCCTTCGCCTTCCAGCACCTGCGAGCGGCCCCCGCGGGCCAGCGGCGTCATGTGGAATTTTTCAGCCGCTGGCTTGGTGCCAGCACCGTATTTGGCGTAGGATTCCGGGTCGGTGACCTTGGCCTGAGCGATGATGTAGGCTTTGGGCATGGGGAGGCTCCTCGATTTTTGGGTTGGATGCGTCCCGGTTAGCAAGAATTTCCACAAAAGCCTACATTTTAACGGGCTTTGGGACTATATAGCCCGTTATGACGCGCCCCTTCCTCAAGATGAATGGTCTCGGCAACGATTTCGTGGTCGTCGATGCCCGCCAGACTCCTTTTCGCCCCTCCGCCGCTCAGGTGAAGGCGTGGGGCGATCGTGCGTCCGGCATTGGCTTCGATCAGCTCATTGCAATTGAGGGCGCTGCGTCGGGTGACGCGTTCATGCGCGTGTGGAATTCAGACGGCGGCCCGGTGGAAACCTGCGGCAATGCTCTGCGCTGCGTCGGTTGGTACCTCGACCGCGACGCCCCCGGCAACGACCTTCACATCGACACACTGGGTGGAGCGACTGCGGCAAAGGTGCTGGAACGCGACGCTAAAACCGGCATGGTCAGCGTCGATATGGGCGCACCACGCCTTGCTTGGACGCAAATCCCCTTGTCCGAAGAGATGAATACCGAGCGGCTAGAGCTTCAGGTCGGGCCGATCGACGCGCCGCTCTATCACACGCCGTGCGCCGTCTCGATGGGCAATCCGCACGTGGTCTTTTTCGTTGAGGACGTCGCCGCGGTCGATGTCGAACGCACGGGCAGCCTGATTGAAAACCATCCGTTGTTTCCGGAAGGGGTGAATGTTGAATTTGCACAGGTCATCGACCGCAACACCATCCGTATGCGGGTGTGGGAACGCGGGGCCGGTATCACCAAGGCCTGCGGTACCGGTGCGTGCGCTACACTCGTCGCCTGTGCGCGACGCGGCCTGAGCGACCGCCACGCCACCGTTATCATGGATGGCGGCCCGCTGCACATCCTGTGGCGGCAAGCGGACGACCACGTCATTATGACCGGACCAGTCGAGGTCGAATTCGAAGGCCAGCTCAATGGCTGACGGTCACGCACATCCCCACGAAGAGGTTCCCGCCGAACCGCCTGCCACGCCCACCGGCGTGACATCGGGAGTCGAAGTGGTGACCTTTGGGTGCCGCCTCAATTCCTATGAGTCCGAGCAGATTCGCAAGGTCGCCGCCGAAGACGGGCTTGATGGGGCAATCATTTTCAATACCTGCGCCGTGACCGGTGAGGCTGTGCGTCAGGCGCGGCAGGCTATCCGTCGTGCGCGCAAGGAAAACCCGGACGCGCGCCTGATCGTTACGGGCTGCGCGGCGCAGACCGATCCTGACACCTTCGCCACTATGGGCGAGGTCGATTTCATCATCGGCAATGGCGATAAGGCTAAGGCCGGAGCCTATGCGTTGACGCCCGACTCGGCGCGCATTGCCGTCAACGACATCTTTTCGGTGCGCGAAACCGCTGGTCACTTGATTGACGGCCTGAAGGATCGTGCCCGCGCCTATGTCGAGGTGCAAAACGGTTGCGATCACCGCTGCACCTTCTGCATCATCCCCTATGGGCGCGGCAACTCGCGCTCTGCGGCGGCCGGTGATGTAGTGGGGCAGATTTCACGACTGGTAGCCGAAGGCTATAATGAGGTGGTGCTAACGGGCGTGGATCTGACCTCCTGGGGCAATGATTTGCCGGGTCAGCCGCAACTGGGGCATTTGGTGGCGCGTATCCTTAAGCACGTGCCAAACCTTAAGCGTCTGCGTTTGTCATCCATAGATGCGGCGGAAATCGACGACACCCTGCTGCGCCTGTTTGCCGAAGAGGAGCGGCTGGCCCCTTATCTGCACCTGTCCTTGCAACACGGCGACGACCTGATCCTCAAGCGGATGAAGCGCCGGCATCTGCGAGCTGATGCCATCCGTCTGGTTCAGAAGGTGCGCGTATTGCGCCCGGATGTGGCCTTCGGTGCCGACATGATTGCGGGGTTCCCTACCGAGACCGAAGAGCATTTCGCCAATTCGCTAGCGCTGGTCGATGAGTGCGATCTGGCGTTCCTTCACGTCTTCCCCTACAGCCCCCGTCCGCAGACCCCGGCGGCGAAAATTCCGCAGTTGCCGCGCGCTCTGATCAAGGACCGCGCTGCCCGCCTTCGTGGCAAGGCGGTTGAGGCCCTGACGCGACACCTCGATAAGCAGGTCGGGCGCGATGTGTCTGCGGTCGTCGAAAAGCCCGGCTTTGCCCGCGCGGCGGACTTCACCGAGGTGCTCTTTGAGGGGGGCGCGGCCCCCGAAAAAGTAAACGTTGGGGGTATTGCCTCTTTGCAGATTACCGGCCATGACGGAAAACGCGCACGGGCTGTGCTGATATAGCCCCTCACCCCGACCCTTTCCCGTTATCGGGCGAGGGGGAGATACTGATGACCGAGAAAAAACCCGGCTGGTTTTCGCGCCTGACGCAGGGCCTGTCGAAAACCTCTCAGCAACTGACCGAGCAGGTGACGAGCGTCTTCGTCGCCAACAAGACGCTGGACGCCGCCGCCGTTGAGGCCTTGGAGGACATGCTGATCGAAAGCGATTTCGGCCCGCATATCGCCGCGTCTATCGCCGGGAAGATGGCCGCCAAAAAATTCGCTTCGACCGATGATTACGCAGTCAAGGAGGCTTTGGCCGAAGCCATTGCCGAGGAACTGAAAGGCCGCGAAGACCGCTTCGATCCGTTGTCCGGCCCCAAGCCCTATATCGTGCTGTTTGTCGGGGTGAACGGGTCTGGTAAGACGACAACCTTGGGCAAGATCGCCGCCGCTCTGACGACGAAGGGCGCTAAGGTCCTGATCGTGGCGGGGGACACCTTCCGCGCGGCTGCGGTTGAGCAGCTGAAGGTCTGGGCCGAACGCGCCAAAGCCGACTTCATGGGCCGCAAGACCGGGGCCGATGCGGCCGGTCTGGCCTATGATGCCACCGTGCGCGCCAAGGAAGAGGGCTACGATGTCGTGCTGATCGACACCGCGGGCCGCCTTCAAAACAAGCAGCAACTGATGGACGAGCTTTTGAAGATCGTCCGCGTCATCAAGAAGGTCGATCCGGATGCCCCGCACGAGACGCTTCTGGTCCTCGATGCTACGGTGGGACGCAATGCGCTTAGTCAGGAACAGATTTTCGGGCGTCAGGCCTTTGTGTCGGGCCTCGTCATGACCAAGCTGGACGGCACGGCGCGCGGCGGCATACTGGTCCCCATTGCCAAGGCTTCGGATGCGCCCATCAAGCTGATCGGGGTGGGTGAAGATATAGATGACCTTCAACCCTTCCGCGCCAGTGCCTTCGCCCGCTCCATGGTCGGGCTTGAACCCCTCGGAGACTAGAGCCGAAAATTCCATAAGGAATGAGTCCGCTCTAAACTCTGGTTTAACGCACTTTTTATCCGAAAGGTGCGTCACATTTTTCGGAAAGCCCATCGAAGATGACCGCCCCCAAAGAAGACCCGCGCATCGAGATTACCGAGGCTCAGGCAGAAGCCCTGCCCGAAGCGATCGTGCCCGACGCCCCGGAACCGGCGGCCACCAACTGGACCAAGACGGCGATCGACTTCGGGCCTGTGATCGGGTTCGGCATCAGTTTCTTTATCTTCCGTGCACTCAAGGTTGGTGGCACGGACGCCACGGCGCCGATGATCTGGGCGACGGGGGTGTTGATCGTCATTTCCATCGTCGCTCTGATCGCGGCCTATATTATCGAAAAGCGGGTGGCGTGGATTCCGCTGGTGGCGACCTTGTTCGCCATTCCAATGGGTCTGATGACGATTTTCTTCCACGATCCCGTCTTCATCAAGGTCAAGGTAACGGTGATCAACCTGCTGATTGGCGGGATTTTGGCCATCGCAGCGCTTATGAAAAAGTACCCGCTTAAGAGCTTGATCAGCGAAACGCTCAAGCTCAAGGAAGAGGCGTGGCCCAAGCTGACCTGGCTCTATGTAGGCTTTTATGCCGTCATGGCCGTGGCGAATGAGATCGTCTGGCGCACCCAGTCCGATAGTGTATGGGTGACCTGGAAGATGGCGTCGCTGTTTGGCGGGCCGATTGTCTTTACACTGATCCTGACCCCCTTCCTGATGAAGAACATGCTTCCGGAAACGAACTCCTCCGCCTCCTGACGACACTCCATCAGTATGCGGATGGATTTGTCGTAATTCTGTTGTATAGTAATGCTTAGATAGCGTCGTTCAGCATGGGGACGGCGCATGAAGAAGCACAAGCGTAATCATTTCGAGGGTTCGGACTTGCTGGAAAATTCGCCGTCGCATCTTCTGCATCGGGTGCTGCAAATTGCCCTTGATATCTATACCGAAGAAACCGGCGACAGCGCCCTGACTCAGCGGCAATATGCTCTGTTGCTCGCAGCAGACACGGCGGAAGGGCTGACCCAGACTGACCTGGTCAAGGCCACTGGTATCGACCGCTCAACGCTTGCCGACATGGTGGCGCGCCTGATCGCCAAGGGGCTTCTGGCACGTGAACGCTCAGTCACCGATGCGCGCGCCAATCTGGTCCGCCTGTCCGACGAAGGGCGTGCGGCGCTCAACGAGATACGACCCAAGGTTGACGCTGCGGATGAGCGCATTCTGTCGCTTTTGTCGCCGCCAAAGCGCGACAGCTTCCTCAAGCTATTGCGGCGTATCGCCGCTGTGCGCGAAGAGGATGTTGAAGAAGTACCGCGCAAGGTGAAGGGCGAGAAGAAGGCTGACAAGAAAAAGAAGGGCAAAAAGGCCGGCAAAAAGCACAAGGAGCCTGTGCCCTTCCCCGCGCTGAACGAAGGCATTGCCGCGGAAAAGAGAGACGCTTGATCGCGTCACTCTGGCGTGCCCCAGAGGGGCCTCACGCGCCGCAAGTGAGATGCGCTCGTTTGAGGTTTCACAACCCCCGAAGTTAAAATTCGGACTAAATGCGGATGTTGAGCAGGCTGCCCGGGCGCAGCATGCGCAAGTCTTCGGGCTTGGTGCCCTGAGCGATCTCGGCGGCCTTGAAGGTTGCCGGGGTAACCCCGGCCGGTTTCGGTGCCGGCTGATCGACGGATGCCGTCTGGCCCGTGGCCTGACGGAAGAAGGCCTTCTGTGCCGACAGGGCGTCATTGAAACGCGCGGCCGTATCGGCGGCCGGTTTCTGGGCTGCGGCTGGGGTGGCCGCGCGACCGAGAAGCATCTGGGACAGGGAAGGCGGAATCGTGCTCATACCGCCTTTATTCTGTGATTCAGGTGTTTAAATGGTTAACGCGGGTTAAACTCTTACACTTTCAGCTTGGGGCGCACGCGGCTTAAGCCGCCATCCACGCCCAGCACTTGCCCGGTGATCCAGTCGTTTTGCGGGTCGAGCAGGAAGGCAATGGCGCGGGCCACGTCTTCGGGCTTCCCCAGCCGCCCCAGAGCGTGCATCGACTCAGACACTCTTCGCCCGGCATCCGATCCGACCAGCCCCGCCGTCAGCGGCGTTTCAACGAGACCGGGCGCAATGGCATTGACCCGCAGATTTTGTCCCGCATAGGAGGCCGCGGCTGAGCGCGTTAGGCCGATAACTCCGGCTTTGGCCGCGGCAATGGCTTCGTGATTGGCCAGCCCTTCCAAAGCCGCGGCGGACGACAGCAGCACCACCGATCCGCCTTCGGTCATGTGCCGGGCGGCGGCACGCACAGTGGCAAAGGCTGTGGTGAGTGAAGCCGTGATGGTGGCATCATACTGACTGCGGCTGGTCAGGCCTGCGGATTTAAGGAGCAGTGACCCGGCCAGATTGACCACGCCGTCCAGCTTGCCCAGTTTTGCAAACACCGCGTCCACAGCGTCGAAATCCGCAGCGTCCAAGACATGATCCGGGGTGATCGTGCGGTCGCTGCGGGCGGTGGTCATCACTTCGTGCCCGCCTTGCCGCAGATGCTGCACAAGGCTTTGTCCGATGCCGGACCCTGCTGCAATGATCAGATAACGCGCCATAGCCGAACTCCTGTTTCCGCCTTCTACGGCGGACAGGCGACCTCAGACCAGTCGCTTGCGCAGCGTTGCAGAGGTCAGGTCTATAAGGACCACGGCGGCAACGATAATCAGGGCGATGGCCGACACGCGGGCGTAGTTGAAACTGTTGATATTGTCGAACAGCACCTGCCCGATCCCGCCAGCCCCGATCAGTCCCAGCACCGTGGCCGAGCGGGCACTCGATTCAAAGCGATAGAGGGCAAATGACGTCCATAGCGGCCCGACCTGTGGCAGGATGCCCCAGACGATTTCCTGAAGCCGCGTGCCGCCGGTGGCGCGTACCCCTTCGATGGGTGGCTGATCGACGGCCTCAACCGCCTCGGAAAACAGCTTGGCCAGTACGCCGGTGTTGTGCAGGGCCAGAGCCAGTACCCCGGCCAGAGGCCCCGGCCCGACGGCCACCAGAAAGGCCGTGCCGATCACCAGTTCATTGACCGCCCGCAGCGTATCCATCAAGCGCCGCACCGGAAAGCTGATCCACGAGGGAGCGATGTTGGTGGCGCACAAAAGCGAGAAGGGTATCGCGAGGATGATCGACAGGACTGTGCCCCAGATGGCGACCTGCACAGTGACCCACATTTCGCGCATATAGTAGGCAACGGTCGAAAGGTCGGACAAATCCGGATGTAGATAGTCGCGCAGATAGGTGCTGGTATTGTCCCAGTTGCGCCCCAGCAAGGGCAGGTTACCTATCTGCGCGCCCTTGAAACTGAGCGCCAGCAACAGGCCAAAGCCAAGCCACAACCCCCAACTCAAAAGCTTTTCGGGCAGGGAGGCGCGCGGCGGCTGAAGCGCTTCGGGCGAAGAGGGATGAACCATTATTGTGCGTCGGGTCGTGCGCCGGGCGCAGAGTCGGGCAGGGCCTGCGGGGCGGCCTGACGGGCGGCCGCTTCCCGCGATATCGCTTTCAGTTCGGCCTCTGCTTTGCGGATGGCGGCCGCGTCACCGGCATTTTGCGCCTTGATCAACGCTTCGGCGGCTTCCATTTCGCGCACGGGCAGAAGGTGGGTATCGTCCGCCGGCTTGAATACACCAAAGATCAGATTGTTCAGTATCTTGAGCTGACGCTGGCCTTCGGCGTCAGTACCGGTGCCGTAGGACAGGAAGAACGAGCGTATCTTCTCCTTTGTCGCCGGGTCGAGGTCCTTGCGATAGATGATCGGGTCTTCCGGCAGGGTGGGGGACGTCCAGATAATCTTGATCTGCTTCAGCTTTTCCGGAGAGACCTGCGCCATTCGTTCCAGAGAGGCATTATTGTTAGTGGCCGCGTCAATCATGCCATTGGCCACCGCCTGGAAATTGGCCTCGTGGCTACCAGAGCGCACAGTCTTGAAGCACTTGGCTGGATCGACCTTGTGCGGCAGAAAAAAGTAGGTCATCGGCGCCAGCGTGCCGGAGGTCGATTTGACATCGCCGAGGCCAAAGGTGCGTTTACCATCGCATTTCAGCAGGTCTTCGGCGGTCAGCGGGGAATCGGCGCGCGCAATGATGACGCTTTGATAGCCATCGACGCCGGACGGATCAGACGAGCGCGCAAACACTTCGCCATCGGCGCGGCGCACCGCCTCAAGACCGGAGGCGTTGGAGAACCAGCCGACCTGCACCTGATTAAAGCGCATGGCCTCGATCAGCGCTGTGTAGTTAGAGCCGAAGAAGGGCTTCACCTTAAGCCCGGTCTGCTTTTCCATGTCGGCCAGAAAGGGCCGCCACAGGGGCTCCTGATTCTGCGCGTTTTCGGTGGACAGGATGGAGAAGCTGATTTCCGTCCGCGGACCTTTGGTCTGATCGACCTTACCGCAGCCCGACGTCAGGAAGGGCAGGGCAAGGGCCGAAGCCGACAAACCTTTCAGCATAGCCTTGCGCGACAGGGTCATGACGGGTCTCTCCAATAGGCCTGCTCTATCTCAGGGCCATAGATTTCGGTCAGGCGATCCGCACTTAGGCCGTCGCTTGGACCGTCATATACGATCTTGCCGTCCTTGAGGGCCAGAATACGGTCGCAATACTTCATAGCATAGTCCACCTGATGCAGAGTGACGATGACGCCGACGCCACGCTCTTCGTTGAGATGCACCAGAAGTTCCATCACCTTGCGCGCCGTCACCGGGTCCAGAGAGGCAACCGGTTCATCGGCCAGCAGGAGCCGCGCATCCTGCACAATGGCTCGCGCAATCGCGCCGCGTTGCTGCTGACCGCCGGACAGTGTCTTGGCGCGCTGCGACGCCTTGTCGGCTATGCCCACCGTATCGAGTGCCTGCATGACGCGCTGCTTTTCTTCGGCGGTCCATAGACCGAAAAGGCCGCGCACGGGCGGAATACGCCCCAGAAGCCCCAGCGCCACATTGGTAAACAGGCTGAGTCGTCCGACCAGATTGAACTGCTGCGCAATCATGCCGAGATCGGCGCGCGCTGACCGCACCTCAGCCCCTAAGCGGCCATCCGCCTGCACCGTGCGGCCCATCACCGTGATGGGACCGGAGCCTTCGTCTGCGACGATCAGGCCGGACAGGCTGCGCAATAGGGTGGACTTGCCCGACCCCGATGGGCCGATCAGGCCGACGCGCTGCGGGCGGTTCAGCGTAAAAGAGACATCATCCAACGCCTTGAAGTGACGCGTCGGTGCCTCGCCTGGCGCCTTGAGCGCAAAGCTTTTCGACAACGACTGAACGTCAACAAGGCTAGGCATATGCGCTCACGGGGCAACCCCGTCCCCCCCTGCACCGGCACCTGAACGCAGTGCGGCGTTAACAAAGATGAACGCCGGAATCTTGCCGAAGTTTGAGCACTTTGGCAACCATCGCCTTTGCCGCACGCAAAAGGTCGCAGCGCTTACGCCGCCAGTTGCATCACCTGATGCTGGGTGAAGCGGAAGTCGTTGAGCATATGAACCCCGAAGGAGTCTTCTCCGACCCAGATCACGCGCGCATCGACCTCAGCATCGACCAGACGTATGACCACTATGTCGCCCGGCTTAAGCCCTGGAGCGACACCGATGCGCGCCCCGGTTTCGCTGATGTCATAGAGGCGCAGATTGCGCACAGTCCGGCCCGCCACCTCTATATCCACCGTCTCGGTCGAGGCGTAGCGCGCCGCCACCCGCTTATCGACCAGTTCATCCAGAAGGGCCGACAGTTCCATCTGCATGTCGCGCGAAGCGACCGCCATGTCCTGAGAAATAGCCTGCATGTCGCCGGCGGTGCGTTCAGTCCGGCGCGTGGTTTCAGGCAGGAGGTTGATGATGCGTTCGGCCTCGCGATTGCCCAGCGCGGCGCGTTCCAGATTGTGACGGATGCCTTCAGCGGCCTGGCTCTGAGTCTTTACGGCATCAGCAACCGTGCGCGATGACTGGGCCACCGAAGCGATAATGCCGGTGACTTCCGACACCGAGCTGACCATGCTTTCGGCGGCCAGACGCACATCATTGATCTGGGCTTCGATTTCAGCGGTGGCGCGACCGGTTTGACTGGCCAGCGATTTGACCTCACCGGCTACGACAGCAAAGCCTTTGCCCGCATCGCCGGCGCGTGCCGCCTCGATGGTGGCGTTGAGCGCCAAAAGGTTGGTCTGGGCGGCGATGTCCTGAATGAGGCGCGACACCTCGCCGATGCGTTCGACAGCATGCGTCAGGGCCTGCGCCATATCGCGCGAACGCTCCAGTTCTGTGGCCACGCGATCGGTCATTTCCGCGCTCTCTCCGGTGCGATGCGCGATCTCGCCAAAGCTCTGCGCGACCTCGGCCATACTGGCCGACACGCCGTCCACATCGCGCGCCGACGCGCTTAGCCGATCGATGGCGGCGGTCAGTTCTTCGCGCGTCGTCTTGGCGGTCTGGCTGAATTCACCGGTGGAATCTCCAACCGATGAGGACAGGGTCTGTACGGCATCCATGACATCGGTGATGGCATTACGGATACGTCCCGAAAGCGTATTGATACGGTCTTTTTCCTTGATGATCAGTTCATTGCGTTTCACATCATTAGCCGCGTCGGCGATTTTCTCGATGGTTCGTCGACGGAAAAACTCCAGTGCGCGCCCGACCTGACCGATTTCGTCTTTTCGTGTCGCTTCGGGCAGGTTCGCATTCAGGTCCCTGTCCGCCAGATGGCGGATATTCTGATCCAGCCCATTGATGGCTTTCAAAATCGAATGGGCTAGGCCCAGCGCCATGAAAACCGCCAGTAGGGCCGCCACGACCGTTACGGACAGCAGGGTGTAAAGGGTCGTAGAGAAGCCGCTGATCCGCTTTTGCAAAAGCCGGTTCAACTCGCTGGCTGAGGCTTGCCATAGGGCGTCGCTCGCCTTGGCGTAGGCCACTTTGGCGCGGGTGAGTGGCGTCAGATCGAGGCCTGCGGCATGGCCCTGGGTCTGGATCTGATGTGCGAGCGCCAAGGCTTCGGCTTCCAAAGCCTGCGCAGAAGCGTGATAGGCGTCGCGCTCGGCCTTGAGGGCGGACACCAGACTGCCGTTGGCGACACTTGCCTTATCGAGCGAGGTGATCTGTCCCTGCCAGGCTGCACTGAACTGCCCCACACCAACGACAAGGCTGGTCGTTTCCTCCGAGTTCAGGCTGGTCTTAGCCTGATAGGCCGCCATGTCATGCAAGACAGTGGAGATACGATCTAAGGCATCCGGCGCTTTGAAAGCCAAGGAGTCCATCACGTAATAGCTGTCGATATCCGGATCGAGGGTCAAGTTGGAACGATCGCTTAGGACGGTGAGCAGCGCCAGTGCCCCTTTGGCGTCCGGTGCTCCAGACAGGGCCTCAGCTTCGCTGGCCGCCAAAGCCTTCAAAGCAGGGGCCTGTGGGTCAAGGGCCGGAACAGGCTCCGAGCCGCCGGAAAGCTGCGCGGTCGTGGCGTTCAGAACGGGCCACACGGCGCGCATGGCTTCGACACCCTGAATTTCCTTGCGCCCGAAATTGATGTCCTTCAGCGATTGCTGCACGAACAGATAACTCATCAGTACGATCGGAACCAGGAACACGCCGGTCATGATGATGAGCTTGCTTCGAATGCTAAGGGCGGTGAAAGACATGGCTTAATCCGGGCAGGGCAACTCATAAAAAAGAACAGCGTTTTGGTTTCGGTTTCCTTAATGCCGGCATCGACTTTCAAATTTAAAAATGGGAGTCGTTGTCACAAAAAACGCCTTTACAGTCAGGCGAAAATACCCGATATAGCCCGCTTCCGGCGGACCCCGACACACAGGTCGGCGCCCTGGGGCCCCAAGAGGTCGTTTCTCAAAGGGCTGGGCGTCGTTGAAACGCTGCTAACGCCGGTCTGGGTTTAACTTAACTTTACGGGGTATTGGCAGTGGCACACTTCCAATCGGCCCTGGACCTGGTCCGCGAGCAGTCACCGGAAAAGCCCGTCGCCCTTGTGCGACGTGAGCCTGTTTCCGTCGCAGCGCAATGGTTCCAGCGGCACTTCAATGGCGATGTCTTCTACGCCGTCAAGGCGAACCCCTCGTCGTGGGTGATTGAAACCCTGCTCGATGGCGGGATCTCCTCGTTTGACGTGGCCTCGATCAATGAAGTCAAGCTGGTCCGCGGCCTCGCGCCTGAGGCGCGTCTGGCCTTCATGCACCCGGTCAAATCGCGCCGCGCTATAGCCGAAGCCTATTCAGATTTCGGCGTAAAGACTTTCAGTCTTGATACCCACGAAGAATTGCAGAAGATCCTAGACGCCACGGGTGGCGCGAAGGACCTCAATCTGATCGTGCGTTTGGCGACGTCGGGCGAGGGCTCGAACCTTCCCCTGACCAACAAGTTCGGCGCTCAACCCTATGAGGCGCCGGCGCTGTTGCTGGCCGCCCGTCAGGCGACGCAGGACCG
Coding sequences:
- a CDS encoding MarR family winged helix-turn-helix transcriptional regulator; protein product: MKKHKRNHFEGSDLLENSPSHLLHRVLQIALDIYTEETGDSALTQRQYALLLAADTAEGLTQTDLVKATGIDRSTLADMVARLIAKGLLARERSVTDARANLVRLSDEGRAALNEIRPKVDAADERILSLLSPPKRDSFLKLLRRIAAVREEDVEEVPRKVKGEKKADKKKKGKKAGKKHKEPVPFPALNEGIAAEKRDA
- the phnD gene encoding phosphate/phosphite/phosphonate ABC transporter substrate-binding protein; the protein is MTLSRKAMLKGLSASALALPFLTSGCGKVDQTKGPRTEISFSILSTENAQNQEPLWRPFLADMEKQTGLKVKPFFGSNYTALIEAMRFNQVQVGWFSNASGLEAVRRADGEVFARSSDPSGVDGYQSVIIARADSPLTAEDLLKCDGKRTFGLGDVKSTSGTLAPMTYFFLPHKVDPAKCFKTVRSGSHEANFQAVANGMIDAATNNNASLERMAQVSPEKLKQIKIIWTSPTLPEDPIIYRKDLDPATKEKIRSFFLSYGTGTDAEGQRQLKILNNLIFGVFKPADDTHLLPVREMEAAEALIKAQNAGDAAAIRKAEAELKAISREAAARQAAPQALPDSAPGARPDAQ
- the phnE gene encoding phosphonate ABC transporter, permease protein PhnE; this encodes MVHPSSPEALQPPRASLPEKLLSWGLWLGFGLLLALSFKGAQIGNLPLLGRNWDNTSTYLRDYLHPDLSDLSTVAYYMREMWVTVQVAIWGTVLSIILAIPFSLLCATNIAPSWISFPVRRLMDTLRAVNELVIGTAFLVAVGPGPLAGVLALALHNTGVLAKLFSEAVEAVDQPPIEGVRATGGTRLQEIVWGILPQVGPLWTSFALYRFESSARSATVLGLIGAGGIGQVLFDNINSFNYARVSAIALIIVAAVVLIDLTSATLRKRLV
- the mtaB gene encoding tRNA (N(6)-L-threonylcarbamoyladenosine(37)-C(2))-methylthiotransferase MtaB, whose protein sequence is MADGHAHPHEEVPAEPPATPTGVTSGVEVVTFGCRLNSYESEQIRKVAAEDGLDGAIIFNTCAVTGEAVRQARQAIRRARKENPDARLIVTGCAAQTDPDTFATMGEVDFIIGNGDKAKAGAYALTPDSARIAVNDIFSVRETAGHLIDGLKDRARAYVEVQNGCDHRCTFCIIPYGRGNSRSAAAGDVVGQISRLVAEGYNEVVLTGVDLTSWGNDLPGQPQLGHLVARILKHVPNLKRLRLSSIDAAEIDDTLLRLFAEEERLAPYLHLSLQHGDDLILKRMKRRHLRADAIRLVQKVRVLRPDVAFGADMIAGFPTETEEHFANSLALVDECDLAFLHVFPYSPRPQTPAAKIPQLPRALIKDRAARLRGKAVEALTRHLDKQVGRDVSAVVEKPGFARAADFTEVLFEGGAAPEKVNVGGIASLQITGHDGKRARAVLI
- the ftsY gene encoding signal recognition particle-docking protein FtsY: MTEKKPGWFSRLTQGLSKTSQQLTEQVTSVFVANKTLDAAAVEALEDMLIESDFGPHIAASIAGKMAAKKFASTDDYAVKEALAEAIAEELKGREDRFDPLSGPKPYIVLFVGVNGSGKTTTLGKIAAALTTKGAKVLIVAGDTFRAAAVEQLKVWAERAKADFMGRKTGADAAGLAYDATVRAKEEGYDVVLIDTAGRLQNKQQLMDELLKIVRVIKKVDPDAPHETLLVLDATVGRNALSQEQIFGRQAFVSGLVMTKLDGTARGGILVPIAKASDAPIKLIGVGEDIDDLQPFRASAFARSMVGLEPLGD
- a CDS encoding DUF1330 domain-containing protein, giving the protein MPKAYIIAQAKVTDPESYAKYGAGTKPAAEKFHMTPLARGGRSQVLEGEGFPRVVVLEFPSYEAALGYYNSPEYQAAREHRLNAAEFNMVVVEGVE
- a CDS encoding inner membrane-spanning protein YciB, yielding MTAPKEDPRIEITEAQAEALPEAIVPDAPEPAATNWTKTAIDFGPVIGFGISFFIFRALKVGGTDATAPMIWATGVLIVISIVALIAAYIIEKRVAWIPLVATLFAIPMGLMTIFFHDPVFIKVKVTVINLLIGGILAIAALMKKYPLKSLISETLKLKEEAWPKLTWLYVGFYAVMAVANEIVWRTQSDSVWVTWKMASLFGGPIVFTLILTPFLMKNMLPETNSSAS
- the dapF gene encoding diaminopimelate epimerase; translated protein: MTRPFLKMNGLGNDFVVVDARQTPFRPSAAQVKAWGDRASGIGFDQLIAIEGAASGDAFMRVWNSDGGPVETCGNALRCVGWYLDRDAPGNDLHIDTLGGATAAKVLERDAKTGMVSVDMGAPRLAWTQIPLSEEMNTERLELQVGPIDAPLYHTPCAVSMGNPHVVFFVEDVAAVDVERTGSLIENHPLFPEGVNVEFAQVIDRNTIRMRVWERGAGITKACGTGACATLVACARRGLSDRHATVIMDGGPLHILWRQADDHVIMTGPVEVEFEGQLNG
- a CDS encoding SDR family oxidoreductase, whose protein sequence is MARYLIIAAGSGIGQSLVQHLRQGGHEVMTTARSDRTITPDHVLDAADFDAVDAVFAKLGKLDGVVNLAGSLLLKSAGLTSRSQYDATITASLTTAFATVRAAARHMTEGGSVVLLSSAAALEGLANHEAIAAAKAGVIGLTRSAAASYAGQNLRVNAIAPGLVETPLTAGLVGSDAGRRVSESMHALGRLGKPEDVARAIAFLLDPQNDWITGQVLGVDGGLSRVRPKLKV